The proteins below are encoded in one region of Phaseolus vulgaris cultivar G19833 chromosome 1, P. vulgaris v2.0, whole genome shotgun sequence:
- the LOC137815866 gene encoding blue copper protein 1a-like, translating into MASSSSSSARLAFFAISMLLLSSLSMATDFVVGDDKGWTLDFNYTTWAQDKVFHVGDTLWFNYAKANHNVVKVNGTQFKECSFTAENEVLSTGKDSITLKAEGRKWYICSRGNHCANHQMKLLITVEAAPPAPAPTSSASSLMASLSGALIVALAPILV; encoded by the exons ATggcttcctcttcttcttcttcagctCGCCTTGCCTTCTTTGCCATCTCCATGCTTCTGCTTTCATCACTTTCTATGGCTACTGATTTTGTTGTGGGTGATGACAAGGGTTGGACTCTTGATTTTAACTACACAACGTGGGCACAGGACAAGGTTTTCCATGTTGGTGACACCCTTT GGTTCAACTATGCGAAAGCGAACCACAACGTGGTGAAAGTGAACGGAACACAGTTCAAGGAGTGCAGTTTCACAGCAGAGAACGAGGTACTCTCCACCGGAAAGGACAGCATCACGCTGAAAGCCGAAGGAAGGAAGTGGTACATTTGCAGCAGAGGCAACCACTGCGCCAATCATCAAATGAAACTGCTCATCACCGTCGAAGCTGCACCTCCCGCACCCGCTCCCACTTCCTCCGCTTCTTCTCTCATGGCTTCTCTCTCTGGGGCCCTCATCGTTGCCCTCGCACCAATCCTTGTCTGA
- the LOC137816144 gene encoding inactive protein RESTRICTED TEV MOVEMENT 2-like, with protein MEIPKHAHANRSYEDFDPLFVWRREEGRDTLELHLPGFKRDQIRIQINHVGLLIITGERPSEGNRWKRFKKEFEIPSYCNDDAIHGNMMQSILSVVMPKKSPLILHEEQEMKEEKRGNKRKGEISEENDMEEYQFEEDDDKRVAQETTRDVALKFMLVMVLILVAASYISDVSKSLMAQAHSYFHN; from the exons ATGGAAATTCCCAAGCATGCACATGCCAATAGGTCTTATGAAGATTTTGATCCTTTGTTTGTGTGGCGTAGAGAAGAGGGTCGTGACACCCTTGAACTTCATCTTCCAG GTTTTAAGAGAGACCAAATACGAATTCAGATAAACCATGTTGGTTTGCTGATAATAACTGGGGAGCGTCCTTCGGAAGGAAACAGATGGAAACGTTTCAAGAAAGAATTCGAAATCCCATCATATTGCAACGACGATGCAATTCATGGCAATATGATGCAGAGCATTCTTTCGGTGGTGATGCCGAAGAAGAGCCCTCTGATTCTTCATGAGGAGCAAGAAATGAAGGAAGAGAAAAGGGGAAATAAGAGAAAAGGAGAAATATCAGAAGAAAATGATATGGAAGAATACCAgtttgaagaagatgatgataaGAGGGTAGCGCAGGAAACAACTAGAGATGTTGCCCTAAAATTCATGCTTGTGATGGTTCTCATATTGGTTGCAGCAAGTTACATATCAGATGTAAGCAAAAGCCTCATGGCTCAAGCTCATTCCTATTTTCACAACTAG
- the LOC137813922 gene encoding uncharacterized protein isoform X1 produces the protein MLAKARAKSVRPSWIGKQAWAKLLNYWDSPQFKDKSTQNKANRGSARGGALHSTGRKSHSDIAVTLERQYGRPLELYELFMATHTNKKGEWENYHERLRALQVNSSQDSSTNVHQLDPATKLQTWKEVAGRKTRG, from the exons ATGTTGGCCAAAGCTAGGGCAAAGAGTGTCCGACCTAGTTGGATAGGTAAGCAAGCATGGGCTAAGCTTCTAAACTATTGGGATTCACCACAATTCAAAGATAAATCAACTCAGAATAAAGCCAATAGGGGTTCAGCTCGTGGTGGAGCACTGCACTCCACAGGTCGAAAATCACATTCAGATATTGCAGTGACCTTG GAACGTCAATATGGTCGTCCTCTAGAACTTTATGAACTATTTATGGCCACCCACACAAACAAGAAGGGTGAATGG GAAAACTATCACGAGCGCTTGAGGGCCCTTCAAGTAAATAGTTCTCAAGACTCTAGCACTAATGTCCACCAACTTGATCCTGCAACTAAGCTTCAAACTTGGAAGGAAGTTGCCGGAAGAAAGACTAGAGGTTGA
- the LOC137813922 gene encoding uncharacterized protein isoform X2, with the protein MLAKARAKSVRPSWIGKQAWAKLLNYWDSPQFKDKSTQNKANRGSARGGALHSTGRKSHSDIAVTLERQYGRPLELYELFMATHTNKKGKLSRALEGPSSK; encoded by the exons ATGTTGGCCAAAGCTAGGGCAAAGAGTGTCCGACCTAGTTGGATAGGTAAGCAAGCATGGGCTAAGCTTCTAAACTATTGGGATTCACCACAATTCAAAGATAAATCAACTCAGAATAAAGCCAATAGGGGTTCAGCTCGTGGTGGAGCACTGCACTCCACAGGTCGAAAATCACATTCAGATATTGCAGTGACCTTG GAACGTCAATATGGTCGTCCTCTAGAACTTTATGAACTATTTATGGCCACCCACACAAACAAGAAGG GAAAACTATCACGAGCGCTTGAGGGCCCTTCAAGTAAATAG